The DNA sequence GTGTAGTTATGACATTGAcatgttatatttaatatataataaggcTGTGTGTGTgaattgaatattatgtatcttgAGTATATATTTCAGAAATATATAATTCAGGTAAAGAAAGAGCATGGTAAATGCTAgcaattttatataatcttACAACTTATAAACCCTTAAAATTGGTTTGTGaaagtaaatgtttaaaaattaaaattattcatgtaCTTATTCTATAGAAATTCTTATtgtaataggtataataaagaaaaaataaagttatataaacattatttaataactgaATATACTTTACATATACAATAACCTATCCTTCTAATGTTTATTGCCAAAACTATAATCAGTATTTTTCTGCAATGGCCTTTGTAGAGGATGTGCTAATAATTTAGCGATGCATTCATGGATTTTTGCAGCATTCCTTGAAACTTCAAATACAAAAGAGTAACCATTATCTAAATCTTGTAATGCATCGTAAATTTCTTCACATTTGAACACATTGCATTCTTCTTCATGAGCAAAGAGAATATCCATGTAGAAATacatttgcatttttaaaaagatCAGATAAGGGTCTTCTTGTACAATGAGTGGCACACAGTTTGAACGGGCATAAAGAATCAGCATCCGTACAGTGTATGGAGGTGGAGTGGTGCATTCTGCTTGCTTATATTCAGGAATCTCTATTTCCCGttttattatatcaaataCATGTTTGAAGTCAAAATTATCTGAACTGCAATCTTCAACATGAAGATAGTCAATTGTGTTGATAATATCTTTGACATTGCAAGTAAAATTTTGTAACAAATATGCATCAGCATCTCTTAAAATAATCAAGGCAAACTCGGTTCTCTTATTAATAGCTTGTTTCGAATGTATAAAGAATTCGAGCACCCTTTTCAACATGTTTATAGGTGAGAAAGTAGTTCCATCACCCAGTCGATATAATGAATTCTGATTGTCGCAACATACATCTAAGCAAATTATAATCCTTTCAGGAATGTTAACATTAGGTAAAATTGGCTTCTGAAAATTTGCAATGGCTTGTTCACGGACTGAAGTGTACTCGTCATTAGGTACATCGCAAGATCCGATCGTTTCCCTGTAAAATaaagtaacaataataaataaatacctactgagaaaaataaattcatctcATTAAATTAGTGCTCTACGTACTTGGCGTCGTTTTCATCCACGACGCTACAAGGTGTTAAAATATCAGGagaattcattttaattagcGCTTACTGCAATAgcaaaagtatttaaaacttGTACACTTTTCAGATctgaaatttttcaattcaaattcccaaagataaaatatttatgacatGATTGATGATGACATCTAGACAAATCAATAATTGTCAAATTCAATTGTGTCAACTTCATATTGCAGAGGAAGATATCTGTGACCTGTGTCGTGAATTTAGATGTGATGATTCTTaagtagcctactcacgattcaatttcagtaacaatctgttgacacaatctgcagtgagctgacagattgtgtcgtgaatagtatagttgagggcacgttgggggcgtaacccaacatgttgcgtattggatcggcgcggaagcaacccgacaaattgtctcagcagattgtgtgcgtgttggaacgtgagtattgtgattgctccaatctcggctcaatcgcgctgcgcagtaatcgcaaaatggcggttttgagataaacgcgggaaagacatttttacatatttgaggaagatgtttatattttatagccgtttatactttatagcccctgaaatctatcaataaaattggaaaaaatacaagctttacaaagataattatcttatatttcataaattagtatatccattaataatgcgtattattgcgttgaggtttagcatcaggccaggcatcaacgtgacgtgcacacgttgtggcaagcaatcgcggaatgaaattgtatcagcagattgagggttggatgaatcgtgagtagagaacgctcaatcgcgacttcaacaaattgtgtcagcagattgtgggttgtgttgaaccgtgagtagggccttttaaagtagcctactcacgattcaatttcagtaacaatctgctgacacaatctgcagtgagctgacagattgtgtcgtgaatagtatagttgagggcacgttgggggcgtaacccaacatgttgcgtattggatcggcgcggaagcaacccgacaaattgtctcagcagattgtgtgcgtgttgaaacgtgagtattgtgattgctccaatctcggctcaatcgcgctgccgcgttaatcgcaaaatggcggttttgaaataaacgcgggaaagacatttttacatatttgaggaagatgtttatattttatactttatagcccttgaaatctatcaataaaattggagaAAATtcaagctttacaaagataattatcttatatttcataaattagtatatccattaataatgcgtattattgcgttgaggtttagcatcaggccaggcatcaacgtgacgtgcacacgttgtgacaagcaatcgcggaatgaaattgtgtcatcagattgagggttggatgaatcgtgagtagagaacgctcaatcgcgactgcaacaaattgtttcagcagattgttggttgtgttgaaccgtgagtagggcctttaagtagcctactcacgattcaatttcagtaacaatctgttgacacaatctgcagtgagctgacagattgtgtcgtgaatagtatagttgagggcacgttgggggcgtaacccaacatgttgcgtattggatcggcgcggaagcaacccgacaaattgtctcagcagattgtgtgcgtgttgaaacgtgagtattgtgattgctccaatctcgcAGTGTTACCaactttcaaaaatatttatccctAAAGTTTGTGTCAAAAACCCCTAAAAACGCCTAAATTATTCAGTTGTCCCCCTAAaacaacatacaaatataaattcatgatgatttataaataatatgctataatatgtttcaaaagtctttttattacaagttatttaatacataaaatatttcgtcTTCATCTGAAGATTCAGCGTTTTTGAAATCATAcatgttgaataaatttaacattttattggatggattaaaatatgttgtacAAGATCCACCATTTCGATTTAATGTAAATCGGACCATCATGATGctttgcaaaattttattttattacgttCTGGATGTCGCTATGAGTCGCTAggtcaagaaataaatattaaaactagttatgtaattatcaatttaaaaatattaaacagtcaaaaaaaaaatccctaAAAATACCCCTAAAAAATTCCTATCTCACTTATTTACCCCCTAAATCTGGGGGGAAACCCCTAAGTTGGGAACCGTGcaatctcggctcaatcgcgcaGCCGCgttaatcgcaaaatggcggttttgagataaacgcgggaaagacatttttacatatttgaggaagatgtttatattttatagccgtttatactttatagcccttgaaatctatcaataaaattggaaaaaatacaagctttacaaagataattatcttatatttcataaattgtatatccattaataatgcgtattattgcgttgaggtttagcatcaggccaggcatcaacgtgacATGCACACGTTGTAgcaagcaatcgcggaatgaaattgtgtcatcagattgagggttggatgaatcgtgagtagagaacgctcaatcgcgactgcaacaaattgtttcagcagattgttggttgtgttgaaccgtgagtagggccttttAGATCATTAATGATCTAAGTGATGATTAAATGCACACTGATtcagataaaaaattattgaaatatgtcCTTTATTATGGGGTTTAGGCAGAAGGTATAAGCTTCTTGGGCAGAAGTTTTGGTATgttagggcgtattcagaaagaaagcttgaaacttataagcgcttatcggcgcatAACGGACTCAgaccaaaacaaattttatatggcaGCGCCCGGCGCTGACCAGCGCTTGTTGAAGCTTGTCagaactatatatttttttttatgagagAGGTGGCaacagcccccctagccaagtggctttctgttcgcgtagcgttcaatagaatagactacgaatgcatgagattgacgtaagctgtagataaacgtatataatgcaatctcatacattcgtagtctattctattgaacgctacgctaacagaaagccacttggctaggggggcagagCAGACGCgacgcctgatggtaagcgtTCTGCGTCGCCCATAAGCACCCACAACGCCAGGGACATTGGGAGCTCCCTAGAGTATATTTGTTCTGTGATTGGGAGtgtgttgccggccttttaaGAAAGAATACGCTCTCTTCTTAAAGGTCCCCAGATTGTAACCATTCGGGAATACCGTACTAGGAAGCTGGTTCCATAAGACTGTTGTGCGCGGAAAGAAGCTCCGTTTAAAGCGCACAGTTGTCAATGTTGACtagcgctaatctcgggaactacctaCTGGaccgaattaaaaaaatatttcggtgttagatagctcatttatcgaggaaggcttttcatcacgctaagactaacaaaagcggagccacgcgggtgaaaccgcgcggctcatctagtaggtatttaatacaACTGGGAGtctgtttttaataatgaaataacttAGTTTTACAAAATGCATATGGATGTATACAATAATAGATATTGTATGTAATATCAAAAAGGTAGCAATTAAACGAGTGACTGTAAATTACAGTTCTAAGtggcaaaattaataaatttgggGTAGAGAATTACTAAGTGAGCGACTGACTTCGAGTGACGAGAAATCAACAGAACAGCAACttacaaacattaatttgagttacttataatacaaaatgagcagcttcataatatttgagcGACCTAATATTTGT is a window from the Colias croceus chromosome 7, ilColCroc2.1 genome containing:
- the LOC123693095 gene encoding BRISC and BRCA1-A complex member 1-like, with the translated sequence MNSPDILTPCSVVDENDAKETIGSCDVPNDEYTSVREQAIANFQKPILPNVNIPERIIICLDVCCDNQNSLYRLGDGTTFSPINMLKRVLEFFIHSKQAINKRTEFALIILRDADAYLLQNFTCNVKDIINTIDYLHVEDCSSDNFDFKHVFDIIKREIEIPEYKQAECTTPPPYTVRMLILYARSNCVPLIVQEDPYLIFLKMQMYFYMDILFAHEEECNVFKCEEIYDALQDLDNGYSFVFEVSRNAAKIHECIAKLLAHPLQRPLQKNTDYSFGNKH